The genomic interval GGGGGTAATCAAAGGGGAAACAATACAGTTGCGCCCGATCTTCAATCCGTCAGGAAGATGGGCATCTTTACCAATCAGAGAAATGCCGTTATACAGATGTGAGGGGTATTTGCCATTGACTACAGTTTTATCGCCAAGGCCAATCCGGACATTCTTCCCGACAATAACTCGTTTATCCATAATGGTCAGATCGATGGTAGATCCCTGGCCAATATGACAGTCATCAAATAGTACCGAGTCCCTGACAACAGCACCTGCTGCCACAGTGACCCCGGGAGAGAGCACCGAATTCACGACCTCGCCCTCAATTGTACAACCAGCCGAAATCAAAGAGTTTGTAACCACCGATCCAGCTGCAAATCGGGCTGGGCAACGATCGGCCACCTCGCCTCCAGCCTCAACATTCGAGCGTATGCCCCACTGTTCAGGGGAAATGCCTGAATCATCGCTCAACAAATCCATATTGGCCTGCCAATAGGCCTGTACGGTACCAACATCGCGCCAATAGCTTTCAAATGGGTAGGCATAAACCCTATCGCGGCTAATCGCTTTAGGAATAAGGTGCATTCCAAAATCAACTTCTTCTCTGTTTTCCTCAAGGAGATTCAGCAGATAGTCAGTATCAAAGACATAAATACCCATGGAGGCCAGATTGGTCCTGGGTTTTTCGGGTTTTTCCTCCCAGTCAATAATTCGATCATCGTCATCAACAATTCCTGTGCCGAATTGGTGAATATCTTCCATAGGCACAACCATCATACCAATTGTAATATCGGCATTTTTACGACGATGAACCGCTAGCATATGGTCAAAATCCATCTGGTAAATATGATCTCCAGATAAAATCAAGACCTCTTTGGAGGGATGGGCCTTTATAAAATCGATATTCTGCCGAACAGCATCAGCCGTCCCTCTGTACCAGTCGGAGTCTTTAAAACCTGTTTTGGGGGGCAGGACCGTAACCCCGCGAATTCTGCCGGTGAAATCCCACGCCGCCCCGGTTCCCAAATGCTTCATGAGCGACATTGGTTTGTACTGAGTCAGCACCCCGACCCTGGTCAGGCCTG from Desulfobulbaceae bacterium carries:
- a CDS encoding glucose-1-phosphate adenylyltransferase — its product is MMHVNKTLVLLLAGGVGSRLNILVQTRAKPAVPFGGLYRIIDFSLSNVMNSGLTRVGVLTQYKPMSLMKHLGTGAAWDFTGRIRGVTVLPPKTGFKDSDWYRGTADAVRQNIDFIKAHPSKEVLILSGDHIYQMDFDHMLAVHRRKNADITIGMMVVPMEDIHQFGTGIVDDDDRIIDWEEKPEKPRTNLASMGIYVFDTDYLLNLLEENREEVDFGMHLIPKAISRDRVYAYPFESYWRDVGTVQAYWQANMDLLSDDSGISPEQWGIRSNVEAGGEVADRCPARFAAGSVVTNSLISAGCTIEGEVVNSVLSPGVTVAAGAVVRDSVLFDDCHIGQGSTIDLTIMDKRVIVGKNVRIGLGDKTVVNGKYPSHLYNGISLIGKDAHLPDGLKIGRNCIVSPLITP